One window from the genome of Kluyveromyces marxianus DMKU3-1042 DNA, complete genome, chromosome 3 encodes:
- the TOS1 gene encoding Tos1p — MKFSTVANTALLATFAHAGCENVGGNYYCSSTDAVVYSNVGYSGSYQDVTSMDESSCACAQSSVSFEGNMAPLDEELSVHFRGPIKLLQFGVYYPGSSVSLNKRDAVEADNEESASCTTTARKHHEHKREAAVQWVEVTSTVVVGGNGEPISESLTPIAEPTNNYEGTTTLAPSSAAGSPAGSSSSSSSSSSAAAASSSSSSSGSGSSSGSGSSSNSASAWNRVSYFTPGSAQNLTFMNHQGGTKGSGTWSACFGNSISYCDSDGVTGAASPVALGEVTVPSDKEFMIFSGSKCGDSSANGDCGYYREGIPAYHGFGGNTKMFVFEFSMPSDNSGGYNADMPAVWLLNAKIPRTLQYGDATCSCWKTGCGEFDLFEILSTGSDKLITHIHDGQGNDGTSTGGGGTQDYFQRPTSGTLKAAVIFNGSDKTIHIVEVDDSFDSTISADTVNSWFSKGGSSAPLS; from the coding sequence ATGAAGTTTAGCACCGTGGCCAACACTGCCTTATTGGCAACTTTTGCTCACGCAGGATGTGAGAACGTCGGTGGTAACTACTACTGCTCATCAACTGATGCCGTTGTTTATTCCAACGTTGGTTACTCTGGTTCCTACCAGGATGTGACCTCCATGGACGAGTCTTCTTGTGCTTGTGCCCAATCCTCCGTCTCATTCGAAGGTAACATGGCTCCATTGGACGAAGAATTGTCTGTCCACTTTAGAGGTCCAATCAAGTTGCTCCAATTCGGTGTCTACTACCCTGGTTCATCTGTTAGCTTGAACAAGAGAGACGCTGTTGAGGCTGACAACGAAGAATCTGCTTCTTGTACTACTACGGCCAGAAAACACCACGAACATAAGAGAGAAGCTGCTGTTCAATGGGTCGAAGTTACCTCCACTGTCGTTGTTGGTGGTAACGGTGAACCAATCTCTGAAAGTCTGACCCCAATTGCAGAGCCAACCAACAACTACGAAGGTACCACCACTCTGGCTccatcttctgctgctggaTCTCCTGCCGgttcctcttcctcttcatcttcttcttccagtgctgctgctgcttcaaGCTCTTCAAGCTCTTCAGGTTCTGGATCAAGCTCCGGCTCTGGTAGCTCCTCCAACAGTGCATCTGCTTGGAACAGAGTTTCGTACTTCACCCCAGGTTCTGCCCAAAACCTAACTTTCATGAACCACCAAGGTGGTACTAAGGGTTCTGGTACTTGGTCCGCATGTTTCGGTAACTCAATTTCCTACTGTGATTCTGACGGTGTTACTGGTGCTGCATCCCCTGTTGCATTGGGCGAAGTCACTGTCCCATCCGACAAGGAATTCATGATCTTCAGTGGTTCCAAGTGTGGTGATTCTTCTGCTAACGGTGACTGTGGCTACTACAGAGAAGGTATCCCAGCTTACCACGGTTTCGGTGGTAACACCAAGATGTTCGTCTTCGAATTCTCCATGCCAAGTGACAACTCTGGTGGCTACAACGCCGATATGCCAGCTGTTTGGTTGTTGAACGCTAAGATTCCAAGAACCTTGCAATACGGTGATGCTACCTGTTCTTGTTGGAAGACCGGCTGTGGTGAGTTCGATCTGTTCGAAATCTTGAGCACCGGTTCTGACAAGTTGATTACCCATATCCACGATGGTCAAGGTAACGACGGTACCAGcactggtggtggtggtactCAAGATTACTTCCAAAGACCAACTTCTGGTACCCTAAAGGCTGCTGTCATTTTCAATGGATCTGACAAGACTATCCACATTGTCGAAGTCGATGATTCATTCGATAGTACCATTTCAGCTGACACTGTTAACTCTTGGTTCAGCAAGGGTGGTTCTTCGGCTCCTTTGTCTTAA
- the YSY6 gene encoding Ysy6p has product MAIQTPRQRLANEKWAKKNEKKLGKPKVKAKDQASKLPISKPWVIGLLFLLIGGGVLQLISLLL; this is encoded by the coding sequence ATGGCTATCCAAACACCAAGACAACGTCTAGCAAACGAAAAATGggccaagaagaatgaaaagaagcttGGAAAACCAAAGGTTAAGGCTAAGGACCAGGCCTCGAAATTACCAATTTCCAAGCCTTGGGTTATTGGGCTACTGTTCCTACTTATCGGCGGTGGTGTGTTGCAATTGATATCGCTTTTGCTATGA
- the PDR12 gene encoding ATP-dependent permease PDR12, which produces MSHSSISEGKTNEDGRNSIHSSDSYAHSVASFHLRDDESQNITVQLSNQISHVLSNEVGQEKIESLARVISTKTKKQMESFEVNQLDFDLKALLNYLRSSQLEQGIEPGDSGIAFHDLTAVGIDASAAFGPSVEEMLRSWMHFPNKLWRKMTRQKSETPLRNIIQHCTGVVESGEMLFVVGRPGAGCSTLLKCLSGETSELVEVTGDISYDGLTQEEMMQKFKGYVIYCPELDFHFPKITVKETIDFALKCKTPRSRIDHLSRAQYVDNMRDLWCTVFGLTHTYATKVGNDVVRGVSGGERKRVSLVEALAMNASIYSWDNATRGLDASTALEFAQAIRTATNMMNNSAIVAIYQAGENIYQLFDKTTVLYNGKQVYFGPADEAVGYFERMGYIKPNRMTSAEFLTSATVDFENRTLEVREGYEEKIPKSSTEMEAYWHNSPEYAKITQYFNEYCQSHPEEETRQRLETAKKQRLQKGQREKSQFVVTFWAQVWYCMIRGFQRVKGDSTYTKVYLSSFLIKGLIVGSMFHKIDPKEQSTTEGAYSRGGLLFYVLLFAAVTSLAEISNSFHNRAIVVKHKTYSMYHTSAESLQEIFTEIPTKFVAILILALVSYWIPVLKYDAGSFFQYFLYLFTTQQCTSFTFKLVATLTKDGGTAHAIGGLWVLMLSVYAGFVLPIGNMHHWIRWFHYLNPLTYAYESLMSTEFHGRKMLCSRLLPSGPGYENVSIAHKICDAAGAVAGQLYVSGDAYVLKKYHFRYKHAWRDWGINIVWTFGYIVMNVVMSEYLKPLEGGGDLLLYKRGHMPELGSESVDSKVASREEMMESLNGPGVDLEKVIASKDVFTWNHLNYTIPYDGATRQLLSDVFGYVKPGKMTALMGESGAGKTTLLNVLAQRINVGVITGDMLVNAKPLPPSFNRSCGYVAQADNHMGELSVRESLRFAAELRQPKSVPLQEKYDYVEKIISLLGMEKYAEAIIGKTGRGLNVEQRKKLSIGVELVAKPSLLLFLDEPTSGLDSQSAWSIVQFMRALADSGQSILCTIHQPSATLFEQFDRLLLLKKGGKMVYFGDIGENSSTLLNYFERQSGVKCGKSENPAEYMLNCIGAGATASADADWHDLWLQSPECAAAREEVEELHRTLASRPVTDDKELAGRYAASYLTQMKCVFRRTNIQFWRSPVYIRAKFLECVLCALFVGLSYVGVDHSIAGASQSFASIFMMLLIALAMINQLHVFALDSRELYEVRESASNTFHWSALLICHCVVEIMWSTLCEFLCWICYYWPAQYTGRASHAGYFFLIYVIMFPAYFVSYGCWVFYMSPDVPSASMINSNLFAGMLLFCGILQPRDKMPGFWKKFMYNVSPLTYIVQSLVTPLVQGKKVRCTKNEFAVVNPPEGQTCGQYFTTFIKDNTGYLKNPDDTESCHYCPYSYQQEVVEQYNVRWTYRWRNFGFLWAYIGFNFFAMLACYWVLRVKNYSLTSIFGVFKIGHWKNVTSKPKPRHEKDHTIFEEKAGDAANVKKNGA; this is translated from the coding sequence ATGTCACACAGCTCAATAAGCGAAGGGAAGACTAATGAGGATGGAAGAAATTCTATCCACTCATCTGATTCCTATGCCCATTCTGTTGCATCCTTCCACTTACGAGACGATGAATCTCAAAATATAACAGTCCAATTGTCTAACCAGATCTCACACGTTCTATCAAATGAGGTTGGGCAGGAAAAAATTGAATCCTTGGCTAGAGTTATCTCTACCAAGACTAAGAAGCAGATGGAATCCTTTGAAGTCAACCAATTGgattttgatttgaaagctcttttgaattacTTGCGTTCTTCCCAATTAGAGCAAGGTATTGAACCTGGTGATTCTGGTATCGCTTTCCATGACTTGACTGCGGTCGGTATCGACGCTTCAGCTGCCTTCGGTCCATCTGTCGAAGAGATGCTTCGTTCATGGATGCATTTCCCCAATAAACTGTGGAGAAAAATGACTCGTCAAAAGAGCGAGACTCCATTGCGTAATATCATCCAGCACTGTACTGGTGTTGTCGAATCTGGTGAAATGCTTTTCGTTGTCGGTAGACCTGGTGCTGGTTGTTCCACATTATTAAAGTGTCTCTCTGGTGAAACTAGTGAATTAGTGGAAGTCACAGGTGACATATCTTATGATGGTCTtacccaagaagaaatgatgCAAAAGTTCAAGGGTTACGTCATCTACTGTCCGGAATTAGATTTCCATTTCCCTAAGATCACTGTCAAGGAAACCATTGATTTTGCATTAAAATGTAAGACTCCAAGATCACGTATCGATCATTTGTCAAGAGCTCAATATGTTGATAATATGAGAGATCTTTGGTGTACAGTCTTCGGTTTGACACACACTTATGCCACCAAGGTCGGTAATGATGTTGTTAGAGGTGTTTCTGGTGGTGAACGTAAGCGTGTGTCTTTAGTCGAAGCTTTGGCAATGAACGCGTCTATCTACTCCTGGGATAATGCCACTCGTGGTCTTGATGCATCTACTGCTTTAGAATTTGCTCAAGCTATCCGTACAGCCACCAATATGATGAATAACTCTGCCATTGTTGCCATTTACCAGGCTGGTGAAAACATTTACCAATTATTTGATAAGACCACAGTTCTCTACAATGGTAAACAAGTTTACTTCGGTCCAGCAGACGAAGCCGTTGGATACTTTGAGAGAATGGGTTACATCAAGCCAAACAGAATGACATCTGCAGAATTCTTAACATCTGCTACTGTCGATTTCGAGAACAGAACTCTAGAAGTCAGAGAAGGatatgaagaaaagattcCTAAGTCATCGACGGAGATGGAAGCCTACTGGCACAATTCTCCAGAATATGCTAAAATAACACAATATTTCAACGAATACTGTCAATCACACCCTGAAGAAGAGACTAGACAGAGATTGGAAACGGCCAAGAAGCAAAGATTGCAAAAGGGTCAAAGAGAAAAGTCCCAGTTCGTTGTTACTTTCTGGGCCCAAGTTTGGTATTGTATGATTCGTGGTTTCCAAAGAGTCAAAGGTGATTCCACATATACCAAGGTTTACTTATCTTCCTTCTTAATTAAAGGTTTAATTGTGGGTTCTATGTTCCATAAAATTGACCCTAAGGAGCAATCGACTACAGAAGGTGCTTATTCTCGTGGTGGTTTACTTTTCTATGTCCTATTATTTGCCGCCGTCACATCTTTAGCAGAAATTTCTAACTCTTTCCATAATAGAGCCATTGTGGTTAAACACAAAACGTATTCCATGTACCACACCTCTGCTGAATCTCTACAGGAAATTTTCACTGAAATTCCTACTAAGTTTGTTGCTATTTTGATTCTTGCCCTTGTCTCTTACTGGATTCCTGTTTTGAAGTACGATGCTGGGtcattctttcaatatttcCTTTACCTCTTTACAACTCAACAATGTACTTCCTTCACCTTCAAATTGGTTGCTACCTTGACTAAAGATGGTGGTACTGCTCACGCTATTGGTGGTCTATGGGTTTTGATGCTCTCCGTATATGCAGGGTTTGTGTTGCCTATCGGTAATATGCATCATTGGATCAGATGGTTCCATTACTTGAACCCTCTAACCTATGCTTACGAATCCCTAATGTCAACTGAATTCCATGGCAGGAAAATGTTATGCTCCAGATTACTTCCTTCTGGTCCTGGTTATGAGAATGTTTCTATTGCGCATAAAATTTGTGACGCAGCAGGTGCTGTCGCAGGTCAATTGTATGTGTCTGGTGATGCGTatgtgttgaagaagtaccaTTTCAGATATAAGCATGCATGGAGAGACTGGGGTATCAACATCGTGTGGACATTTGGTTACATTGTGATGAATGTCGTTATGTCCGAATATTTGAAGCCTCTAGAAGGTGGTGGTGATTTGCTATTGTACAAGAGAGGTCACATGCCAGAATTAGGTAGTGAAAGTGTTGATTCTAAGGTTGCATCGAGAGAGGAAATGATGGAATCTTTGAATGGTCCTGGTGTTGATTTAGAAAAGGTTATTGCATCTAAGGATGTGTTTACATGGAACCATTTGAACTACACCATTCCATACGATGGTGCAACCAGACAATTGTTGAGTGATGTGTTCGGTTATGTGAAGCCTGGTAAGATGACAGCCCTTATGGGTGAATCCGGTGCAGGTAAGACAACTTTGTTAAATGTTTTAGCTCAAAGAATTAACGTCGGTGTTATCACTGGTGATATGTTAGTGAATGCCAAGCCATTACCACCTTCTTTCAATAGATCTTGTGGTTACGTTGCTCAAGCAGATAACCATATGGGTGAACTCTCTGTGAGAGAATCTTTGAGATTCGCAGCTGAATTGAGACAACCTAAGTCTGTTCCTCTACAAGAGAAGTATGACTACGTGGAGAAGATCATCTCTTTGTTGGGTATGGAAAAGTATGCTGAAGCCATCATTGGTAAGACCGGTAGAGGTTTAAATGtcgaacaaagaaagaagctttCTATTGGTGTTGAATTGGTTGCAAAGCCAtcattgttattgtttttggatGAACCTACATCCGGTTTGGATTCTCAATCTGCTTGGTCTATTGTTCAATTTATGAGAGCTCTAGCAGATTCTGGGCAATCTATTTTGTGTACTATCCATCAACCTTCTGCCACTTTGTTCGAACAATTTGATagattattgttgttaaaGAAGGGTGGTAAGATGGTGTACTTTGGTGACATTGGTGAGAATTCTTCGACCTTGTTGAACTACTTCGAACGTCAATCTGGTGTGAAGTGTGGTAAGTCCGAGAACCCTGCTGAATATATGTTGAACTGtattggtgctggtgctaCTGCCTCTGCCGACGCTGACTGGCACGACCTATGGCTACAATCACCAGAATGTGCAGCTGCTAGAGAGGAAGTGGAAGAACTTCACAGAACTCTTGCATCCAGACCGGTTACTGATGATAAGGAATTAGCTGGAAGATATGCAGCAAGTTATTTGACTCAAATGAAGTGTGTCTTCAGAAGAACCAACATTCAATTCTGGAGATCTCCAGTGTACATTAGAGCCAAGTTTTTGGAATGTGTGCTGTGTGCCTTATTTGTCGGTTTGTCTTACGTTGGTGTCGACCACTCTATTGCTGGTGCCTCTCAGTCTTTCGCTTCCATTTTcatgatgttgttgatcGCCCTTGCTATGATCAACCAATTGCATGTGTTTGCTCTTGATTCCAGAGAACTTTACGAAGTGAGAGAATCAGCTTCGAATACATTCCACTGGTCCGCTTTGCTAATATGCCACTGTGTTGTTGAGATTATGTGGTCTACACTTTGTGAATTCCTCTGCTGGATTTGTTACTACTGGCCTGCACAATATACCGGTCGTGCTTCGCATGCTGgttacttctttttgatctATGTGATTATGTTCCCTGCTTACTTTGTTTCTTATGGGTGCTGGGTGTTTTACATGTCTCCAGATGTTCCATCTGCATCTATGATTAATTCGAACTTGTTCGCTGGtatgttgttgttctgcGGTATTTTACAACCAAGGGATAAGATGCCAGGTTTCTGGAAGAAATTTATGTATAATGTCTCTCCTTTGACGTACATTGTGCAGTCGTTGGTCACTCCTCTTGTTCAAGGTAAGAAAGTTAGATGTACCAAGAATGAATTTGCTGTTGTGAATCCTCCGGAAGGCCAAACATGCGGCCAATATTTCACTACATTTATCAAAGACAATACTGGGTACTTGAAAAATCCAGATGATACCGAAAGCTGTCATTACTGTCCATACAGCTACCAGCAAGAAGTTGTCGAGCAATACAACGTCAGATGGACTTACAGATGGAGAAACTTTGGTTTCTTGTGGGCTTACATTGGCTTTAACTTCTTTGCTATGTTGGCATGTTACTGGGTCTTGAGAGTCAAGAACTACTCTCTCACCAGCATATTTGGAGTCTTTAAGATTGGCCACTGGAAAAACGTTACATCAAAACCTAAGCCAAGACATGAAAAGGACCATACAATATTCGAGGAAAAGGCCGGTGACGCTGCTAATGTCAAGAAGAATGGAGCatag
- the PDR12 gene encoding ATP-dependent permease PDR12: MSNSSSSEGKTNEDGRNSVHSSDSFAQSVASFHLDDNESQNVTAQLSQQITNVLSNSNGAERIESLARVISTKTKKQMESFEVNQLDFDLKALLNYLRSSQLEQGIEPGDSGIAFHDLTAVGIDASAAFGPSVEEMVRSWIHFPVRLWKKICRQKSETPLRNIIQHCTGVVESGEMLFVVGRPGAGCSTLLKCLSGETGELVEVTGDISYDGLSQEEMMQKFKGYVIYCPELDFHFPKITVKETIDFALKCKTPRSRIDHLTRAQYVDNMRDLWCTVFGLTHTYATNVGNDVVRGVSGGERKRVSLVEALAMNASIYSWDNATRGLDASTALEFAQAIRTATNMMNNSAIVAIYQAGENIYQLFDKTTVLYNGKQVYFGPADEAVGYFERMGYIKPNRMTSAEFLTSATVDFENRTLEVREGYEEKIPKSSTEMEAYWHNSPEYAKATELFNEYCQSHPEEETRQRLETAKKQRLQKGQREKSQFVVTFWAQVWYCMIRGFQRVKGDSTYTKVYLSSFLTKGLIVGSMFHKIDPKSQSTTEGAYSRGGLLFYVLLFAALTSLAEISNSFQNRAIIVKQKTYSMYHTSAESLQEIFTEIPTKFVAILTLSLVSYWIPVLKYDAGSFFQYLLYLFTTQQCTSFIFKLVATLTKDGGTAHAIGGLWVLMLTVYAGFVLPIGNMHHWIRWFHYLNPLTYAYESLMSTEFHGRKMLCSRLLPSGPGYENVSIAHKICDAAGAVAGQLYVSGDAYVLKKYHFRYKHAWRDWGINIVWTFGYIVMNVVMSEYLKPLEGGGDLLLYKRGHMPELGSESVDSKVASREEMMESLNGPGVDLEKVIASKDVFTWNHLNYTIPYDGATRQLLSDVFGYVKPGKMTALMGESGAGKTTLLNVLAQRINVGVITGDMLVNAKPLPPSFNRSCGYVAQADNHMGELSVRESLRFAAELRQPKSVPLQEKYDYVEKIISLLGMEKYAEAIIGKTGRGLNVEQRKKLSIGVELVAKPSLLLFLDEPTSGLDSQSAWSIVQFMRALADSGQSILCTIHQPSATLFEQFDRLLLLKKGGKMVYFGDIGENSSTLLNYFERQSGVKCGKSENPAEYMLNCIGAGATASADADWHDLWLQSPECAAAREEVEELHRTLASRPVTDDKELAGRYAASYLTQMKCVFRRTNIQFWRSPVYIRAKFLECVLCALFVGLSYVGVDHSIAGASQSFSSIFMMLLIALAMVNQLHVFALDSRELYEVREAASNTFHWSVLLLNHTFVEIIWSTLCEFICWICYYWPAQYSGRASHAGYFFLIYVIMFPAYFVSYGCWVFYMSPDVPSASMINSNLFAGMLLFCGILQPKDKMPGFWKRFMYNVSPFTYVVQSLVTPLVQGKKVRCTKNEFAVVNPPEGQTCSQYFARFIKDNTGYLKNPNDTESCHYCPYSYQQEVVEQYNVRWVYRWRNFGFLWAYIGFNFFAMLACYWVLRVKNYSITSIFGVFKIGNWKKAIHHDSRHEKDHTIFQEKPGDAANVQKTKA, translated from the coding sequence ATGTCGAATAGCTCATCAAGTGAAGGCAAAACTAATGAGGATGGAAGAAATTCCGTCCACTCATCTGACTCTTTTGCTCAATCCGTTGCTTCCTTTCATTTAGATGACAATGAATCTCAAAATGTTACAGCCCAATTGTCACAACAAATCACTAACGTCTTGTCTAATAGCAATGGTGCCGAGAGAATCGAGTCCTTGGCTAGAGTTATCTCTACCAAGACTAAGAAGCAGATGGAATCCTTTGAAGTCAACCAATTGgattttgatttgaaagctcttttgaattatttGCGTTCTTCCCAATTGGAACAGGGTATTGAACCTGGTGATTCTGGTATCGCTTTCCATGACTTGACTGCGGTCGGTATCGACGCTTCAGCTGCTTTCGGTCCATCCGTCGAAGAAATGGTTCGTTCATGGATCCACTTTCCTGTTAGGTtatggaaaaaaatatgtCGTCAAAAGAGCGAGACTCCATTGCGTAATATCATCCAGCACTGTACCGGTGTTGTCGAATCTGGTGAAATGCTTTTCGTTGTCGGTAGACCTGGTGCTGGTTGTTCCACATTATTAAAGTGTCTCTCTGGTGAAACCGGTGAGTTGGTGGAAGTCACAGGTGACATATCTTACGACGGTCTttcccaagaagaaatgatgCAAAAGTTCAAGGGTTACGTCATCTACTGTCCGGAATTAGATTTCCATTTCCCTAAGATCACTGTCAAGGAAACCATTGATTTTGCATTAAAATGTAAGACTCCAAGATCTCGTATCGATCATTTGACGAGAGCTCAATATGTTGACAATATGAGAGATCTTTGGTGTACAGTCTTCGGTTTGACACACACTTATGCCACCAATGTCGGTAATGATGTTGTTAGAGGTGTTTCTGGTGGTGAACGTAAGCGTGTTTCTTTAGTCGAAGCTTTGGCAATGAACGCGTCTATCTACTCCTGGGATAATGCCACTCGTGGTCTTGATGCATCTACTGCTTTAGAATTTGCTCAAGCTATCCGTACAGCCACCAATATGATGAATAACTCTGCCATTGTTGCCATTTACCAGGCTGGTGAAAACATTTACCAATTATTTGATAAGACCACAGTTCTCTACAATGGTAAACAAGTTTACTTCGGTCCAGCAGACGAAGCCGTTGGATACTTTGAGAGAATGGGTTACATCAAGCCAAACAGAATGACATCTGCAGAATTCTTAACATCTGCTACTGTCGATTTCGAGAACAGAACTCTAGAAGTCAGAGAAGGatatgaagaaaagatccCTAAGTCATCGACGGAGATGGAAGCCTACTGGCACAACTCCCCTGAGTATGCTAAAGCAACTGAGTTATTCAACGAATACTGTCAATCACACCCTGAAGAAGAGACTAGACAGAGATTGGAAACGGCCAAGAAGCAAAGATTGCAAAAGGGTCAAAGAGAAAAGTCTCAGTTCGTTGTTACTTTCTGGGCCCAAGTTTGGTATTGTATGATTCGTGGTTTCCAAAGAGTTAAGGGTGATTCCACATATACCAAGGTTTACTTATCTTCCTTCTTGACTAAAGGTTTAATTGTGGGTTCTATGTTCCATAAAATTGATCCAAAAAGTCAATCGACTACAGAAGGTGCTTATTCTCGTGGTGGTTTACTTTTCTACGTCTTGTTGTTCGCTGCTTTGACCTCTTTGGCTGAAATTTCTAactctttccaaaacagaGCCATCATtgttaaacaaaaaacatATTCCATGTACCACACCTCCGCTGAATCTTTACAAGAAATTTTCACTGAAATTCCTACTAAGTTTGTTGCTATTTTGACTCTTTCCCTTGTCTCTTACTGGATTCCTGTTTTGAAGTACGATGCTGGGtcattctttcaatatctaCTTTATTTGTTTACCACCCAACAATGTACTTCATTTATCTTTAAATTGGTTGCTACCTTGACTAAAGACGGTGGTACTGCTCACGCTATTGGTGGTTTATGGGTTTTGATGTTAACTGTTTACGCAGGGTTTGTGTTGCCTATAGGTAATATGCATCATTGGATCAGATGGTTCCATTACTTGAACCCTCTAACCTATGCTTACGAATCCTTGATGTCAACTGAATTCCACGGAAGAAAAATGTTATGCTCCAGATTACTTCCTTCTGGTCCTGGTTATGAGAATGTTTCTATTGCGCATAAAATTTGTGACGCAGCAGGTGCTGTCGCAGGTCAATTGTATGTGTCTGGTGATGCGTatgtgttgaagaagtaccaTTTCAGATATAAGCATGCATGGAGAGACTGGGGTATCAACATCGTGTGGACATTTGGTTACATTGTGATGAATGTCGTTATGTCCGAATATTTGAAGCCTCTAGAAGGTGGTGGTGATTTGCTATTGTACAAGAGAGGTCACATGCCAGAATTAGGTAGTGAAAGTGTTGATTCTAAGGTTGCATCGAGAGAGGAAATGATGGAATCTTTGAATGGTCCTGGTGTTGATTTAGAAAAGGTTATTGCATCTAAGGATGTGTTTACATGGAACCATTTGAACTACACCATTCCATACGATGGTGCAACCAGACAATTGTTGAGTGATGTGTTCGGTTATGTGAAGCCTGGTAAGATGACAGCCCTTATGGGTGAATCCGGTGCAGGTAAGACAACTTTGTTAAATGTTTTAGCTCAAAGAATTAACGTCGGTGTTATCACTGGTGATATGTTAGTGAATGCCAAGCCATTACCACCTTCTTTCAATAGATCTTGTGGTTACGTTGCTCAAGCAGATAACCATATGGGTGAACTCTCTGTGAGAGAATCTTTGAGATTCGCAGCTGAATTGAGACAACCTAAGTCTGTTCCTCTACAAGAGAAGTATGACTACGTGGAGAAGATCATCTCTTTGTTGGGTATGGAAAAGTATGCTGAAGCCATCATTGGTAAGACCGGTAGAGGTTTAAATGtcgaacaaagaaagaagctttCTATTGGTGTTGAATTGGTTGCAAAGCCAtcattgttattgtttttggatGAACCTACATCCGGTTTGGATTCTCAATCTGCTTGGTCTATTGTTCAATTTATGAGAGCTCTAGCAGATTCTGGGCAATCTATTTTGTGTACTATCCATCAACCTTCTGCCACTTTGTTCGAACAATTTGATagattattgttgttaaaGAAGGGTGGTAAGATGGTGTACTTTGGTGACATTGGTGAGAATTCTTCGACCTTGTTGAACTACTTCGAACGTCAATCTGGTGTGAAGTGTGGTAAGTCCGAGAACCCTGCTGAATATATGTTGAACTGtattggtgctggtgctaCTGCCTCTGCCGACGCTGACTGGCACGACCTATGGCTACAATCACCAGAATGTGCAGCTGCTAGAGAGGAAGTGGAAGAACTTCACAGAACTCTTGCATCCAGACCGGTTACTGATGATAAGGAATTAGCTGGAAGATATGCAGCAAGTTATTTGACTCAAATGAAGTGTGTCTTCAGAAGAACCAACATTCAATTCTGGAGATCTCCAGTGTACATTAGAGCCAAGTTTTTGGAATGTGTGCTGTGTGCCTTATTTGTCGGTTTGTCTTACGTTGGTGTCGACCACTCTATTGCTGGTGCCTCTCAGTCTTTCTCATCTATTTTcatgatgttgttgatcGCCCTTGCTATGGTTAACCAATTGCATGTGTTTGCTCTTGATTCCAGAGAACTTTACGAAGTGAGAGAAGCAGCTTCGAATACCTTCCATTGGTCTGTGTTGCTATTGAATCATACTTTCGTTGAGATTATCTGGTCTACACTTTGTGAATTTATCTGTTGGATTTGTTACTACTGGCCTGCACAGTATTCCGGTCGTGCTTCGCATGCTGgttacttctttttgatctATGTGATTATGTTCCCTGCCTACTTCGTGTCTTATGGGTGCTGGGTGTTTTACATGTCTCCAGATGTTCCATCTGCATCTATGATTAATTCTAACTTGTTCGCTGGtatgttgttgttctgtGGTATTTTACAACCAAAGGATAAGATGCCAGGTTTCTGGAAGAGGTTTATGTACAATGTCTCTCCATTCACTTATGTCGTTCAATCATTGGTCACTCCTCTTGTTCAAGGTAAGAAAGTTAGATGTACCAAGAATGAATTTGCTGTTGTGAATCCTCCGGAAGGCCAAACTTGTAGCCAATACTTCGCTAGATTTATCAAGGACAATACTGGTTACTTGAAAAATCCAAATGATACCGAAAGCTGTCATTACTGTCCATACAGCTACCAACAGGAAGTTGTCGAGCAGTACAATGTTAGATGGGTTTACAGATGGAGAAACTTTGGTTTCTTGTGGGCATACATTGGCTTTAACTTCTTTGCTATGTTGGCATGTTACTGGGTCTTGAGAGTCAAGAACTATTCCATCACCAGCATATTTGGAGTCTTTAAGATCGGTAATTGGAAGAAGGCTATTCATCACGATTCGAGACATGAAAAGGACCATACCATTTTCCAGGAAAAACCTGGTGATGCAGCAAATGTCCAAAAGACTAAGGCATAA